The following are from one region of the Vicinamibacterales bacterium genome:
- the can gene encoding carbonate dehydratase: MTSLPELFRNNRAWARAIVERQPDFFAALAAQQTPRYLWIGCADSRVPANEIVGLMPGELFVHRNVANVVVHTDLNCLSVLQYAVDVLAVRHVIVCGHYGCGGVRAAYLRMPLGLIDNWLRHVQDVRDRHQPQLALLDGDEPRIDRLCELNVVDQVRHVAQTTIVRDAWQRGQPLTLHGWIYDVKDGLLRDLGCTASTPDELAAACDRSTLAPAGGERRSPD, translated from the coding sequence GTGACCAGCCTGCCCGAGCTTTTCCGCAACAACCGCGCGTGGGCGCGCGCCATCGTCGAGCGGCAGCCCGACTTCTTCGCCGCGCTCGCGGCGCAACAGACGCCCAGGTATCTCTGGATTGGCTGCGCCGACAGCCGCGTGCCGGCGAACGAGATCGTGGGGCTGATGCCGGGCGAGCTGTTCGTCCATCGCAACGTCGCCAACGTGGTGGTGCACACCGACCTGAACTGCCTGTCCGTGCTGCAGTACGCCGTCGACGTGCTGGCGGTGCGGCACGTGATCGTCTGCGGCCACTATGGCTGCGGCGGCGTGCGCGCCGCCTACCTGAGGATGCCGCTGGGCCTGATCGACAACTGGCTGCGCCACGTGCAGGACGTACGGGATCGGCACCAGCCGCAGCTGGCGCTGCTCGACGGCGACGAGCCGCGCATCGACCGCCTGTGCGAGCTGAACGTGGTCGATCAGGTGCGGCACGTCGCCCAGACGACCATCGTGCGGGATGCCTGGCAGCGCGGGCAGCCGCTCACGCTGCACGGCTGGATCTACGACGTGAAGGACGGGCTGCTGCGTGATCTCGGGTGCACCGCCTCGACCCCGGACGAACTCGCCGCCGCCTGCGACCGCTCCACGCTCGCGCCCGCGGGAGGAGAACGCCGCTCCCCAGACTGA
- a CDS encoding mismatch-specific DNA-glycosylase translates to MANDSKPAWADLRLTDCIEPGVRLLLIGINPGVMSATTGHHFAGPTNRFWRLLYDSGIVPEPVTHEDDVRLPTWGIGMTNLVARPTPGIDTLRPEEYLEGWKILEQKIERYRPGIVAFVGVTMYRALWKVITGEPRGAEIKPGFQPATIHGARIFVLPNPSGRNAHFSYADMLSAFRALARAARLRAPPRPRRATAAARKRARG, encoded by the coding sequence ATGGCCAACGATTCTAAGCCCGCGTGGGCGGATCTCAGACTCACCGACTGCATCGAGCCCGGCGTCAGGCTCCTGCTGATCGGCATCAACCCCGGCGTGATGTCGGCGACGACGGGGCATCATTTCGCCGGTCCCACCAACCGGTTCTGGCGGCTTCTGTACGACTCGGGGATCGTGCCCGAGCCCGTCACCCACGAAGACGACGTGCGGCTGCCGACGTGGGGCATCGGCATGACCAACCTGGTCGCGCGTCCGACGCCGGGAATCGACACGCTGCGCCCCGAGGAATACCTGGAAGGCTGGAAGATCCTCGAACAGAAGATCGAACGCTACCGGCCCGGGATCGTCGCCTTCGTCGGCGTGACGATGTATCGAGCGTTGTGGAAGGTCATTACCGGCGAGCCGCGGGGGGCGGAGATCAAGCCGGGATTTCAGCCGGCCACCATCCACGGGGCGCGGATCTTCGTGCTGCCCAATCCGAGCGGGCGCAACGCGCACTTCTCCTACGCGGACATGCTGTCCGCGTTCCGCGCGCTCGCCCGTGCCGCGCGGCTCAGGGCGCCGCCGCGGCCGCGTCGCGCAACTGCGGCGGCGCGTAAGCGCGCCCGCGGGTGA
- a CDS encoding helix-turn-helix domain-containing protein, with protein sequence MGLKPQLCARFHRAVELIGGRWTGAVIQLLLNGRMRFAELRDSIPDISDRMLSERLRELETEGIVERIVVPETPVRVEYELTEKGRALEQSLASLGRWAERWVPEPRTVRPPVAVKKRAAAHK encoded by the coding sequence ATGGGCCTCAAACCCCAGCTCTGCGCCAGGTTCCACCGGGCGGTCGAGCTCATCGGCGGCCGGTGGACCGGCGCCGTGATCCAGCTGCTGCTGAACGGCCGCATGCGCTTCGCCGAACTGCGCGACTCGATCCCGGACATCAGCGACCGCATGCTGTCGGAGCGGTTGAGGGAGCTCGAGACCGAAGGCATCGTCGAGCGGATCGTCGTGCCCGAAACGCCGGTGCGCGTGGAATACGAGCTGACCGAAAAGGGCCGGGCGCTCGAACAGTCGCTGGCCTCGCTCGGGCGCTGGGCCGAACGGTGGGTCCCGGAGCCCCGGACCGTGCGGCCGCCGGTGGCCGTCAAGAAGCGCGCCGCGGCGCACAAGTGA
- a CDS encoding YceI family protein, translated as MSTTTPASSTTTPTLTAWSIDPAHSHIEFAIRHLMIATVKGRFGIVHGTVYSDDADPAKGRAQIEIDVDSIDTREAQRDAHLKSADFFDAATFPKITFTSTRIADVSGDRFKLIGDLTMHGVTREVALDVTSEGRNRDPWGGERAGFTATTKIKRSDFGLTWNQALETGGVLVGDDVKVSLEIELVKQQ; from the coding sequence ATGAGCACGACGACCCCCGCGAGCAGCACCACCACCCCCACCCTCACCGCCTGGAGCATCGACCCGGCCCACAGCCACATCGAGTTCGCGATCCGGCACCTGATGATTGCCACCGTCAAGGGACGGTTCGGCATCGTGCACGGCACCGTCTACTCGGATGATGCCGACCCGGCGAAGGGGCGCGCGCAGATCGAGATCGACGTCGACAGCATCGATACCCGCGAGGCCCAGCGCGACGCGCACCTGAAGTCGGCCGACTTCTTCGACGCCGCGACGTTCCCGAAGATCACCTTCACCAGCACGCGCATCGCCGACGTCAGCGGCGATCGCTTCAAGCTGATTGGCGACCTGACGATGCACGGGGTGACGCGCGAGGTCGCGCTCGACGTGACGTCGGAGGGACGGAACCGCGACCCGTGGGGCGGCGAGCGCGCCGGCTTCACCGCGACCACGAAGATCAAGCGCAGCGACTTCGGCCTCACCTGGAACCAGGCGCTCGAGACCGGCGGCGTGCTCGTCGGCGACGACGTGAAGGTGTCGCTCGAGATCGAGCTGGTGAAGCAGCAGTAA
- a CDS encoding EVE domain-containing protein — translation MNWLFKEEPSNYSYEDLARDGRTSWTGVRNPVAQRHLRSVKKGDKIFFYHTGDEKAVVGICRAAADAYPDPADKTGKLYAVDVEPVKKLKTPVTLAEVKADRRFADFPLTRIPRLSVMPVPADEWEWIVEKSQR, via the coding sequence ATGAACTGGTTGTTCAAAGAGGAGCCGTCGAACTACAGCTACGAGGATCTCGCGAGGGACGGACGCACGTCGTGGACCGGCGTCCGCAATCCGGTCGCGCAGCGGCACCTTCGCAGTGTGAAGAAAGGCGACAAGATTTTCTTCTATCACACCGGCGACGAGAAGGCGGTGGTCGGCATCTGCCGCGCCGCCGCCGACGCCTACCCGGATCCCGCGGACAAGACGGGCAAGCTGTACGCCGTGGACGTCGAGCCGGTGAAGAAGCTGAAGACGCCGGTGACGCTCGCCGAGGTGAAGGCTGACCGGCGCTTCGCCGATTTCCCGCTGACGCGCATTCCGCGCCTCTCCGTCATGCCGGTTCCGGCGGACGAATGGGAGTGGATTGTGGAGAAGAGTCAGCGCTGA
- a CDS encoding HAD family hydrolase: MRAVIFDLDGTLVDTVYGHTLAWWRVLQEAGLPVPSWKVHRLIGMSGGLITRAAAHEIGRGLAPDEVERLQKRHGEVYKSLMPDRHPLPGALELLQHLREAGIKHGIATSGKRQDAQPSLDALNPPSDMVIVDRTEVDRAKPEPDLFLACQQKLGVAPSECYVVGDAVWDVLAARRAGMLAVALLSGGYGEQELAQAGAYRVYADPADLLSNIYQLGLRPS; this comes from the coding sequence GTGCGCGCCGTCATCTTCGATCTCGACGGGACCCTCGTCGATACCGTCTACGGCCACACGCTCGCCTGGTGGCGCGTGCTGCAGGAGGCCGGACTCCCGGTCCCGTCCTGGAAGGTGCACCGCCTGATCGGCATGAGCGGCGGGTTGATCACGCGCGCGGCCGCGCACGAGATCGGCCGCGGGCTGGCGCCGGATGAAGTCGAGCGGCTGCAGAAGCGGCACGGCGAGGTCTATAAATCGTTGATGCCGGATCGGCACCCCTTGCCCGGTGCGCTCGAGCTGCTGCAGCATCTGCGCGAGGCCGGGATCAAGCACGGCATCGCCACATCGGGCAAGCGCCAGGACGCGCAGCCCTCGCTCGACGCGCTGAATCCGCCGTCCGACATGGTCATTGTCGACCGCACCGAAGTCGATCGGGCGAAGCCGGAGCCGGATCTCTTCCTCGCCTGCCAGCAGAAGCTCGGCGTCGCACCGTCGGAGTGCTACGTCGTCGGCGACGCGGTGTGGGACGTGCTCGCGGCGCGGCGCGCCGGGATGCTCGCGGTCGCGCTCCTCAGCGGAGGCTACGGCGAACAGGAGCTGGCCCAGGCCGGGGCGTATCGCGTCTACGCGGATCCGGCCGATCTCCTCTCGAACATCTACCAGCTCGGCTTGCGTCCCTCATAG
- the glgB gene encoding 1,4-alpha-glucan branching protein GlgB, which yields MLPATDAFDALAGARHSDPFSILGPHVDAGALVIRAFQPSAGRIDVVHAGGATTMERVHEGGVFEARLPGQRDVIDYRLRITYPGDDTVTIDDPYRYGRVITEYDLYLFGQGRHTRIYDKLGANLMRIGDAEGVHFGVWAPNADRVSVVGDFNAWDGRVHPMRRLGASGVWEIFVPGVAAGDRYKYEIRSSQHGELLLKADPYGLLFEKPPLSASVVADRGHTWSDAQWLIDRAGCNAWFDRPMAIYEVHLGSWARVPEEGNRPLTYSEAAERLIPYVKEMGYTHIELLPVMEHPFFGSWGYQVTGFFAPSARYGTPAEFKGFVDACHRNGIGVILDWVPGHFPKDAHGLARFDGTHLYEHADPRQGEHLDWGTLIFNYGRNEVRNFLLANALFWLEEYHLDGLRVDAVASMLYLDFSKGPGQWLPNRYGGKENLEAIDFLRELNTLTHGEHPGSITVAEESTAFPGVTRPTHLGGLGFTYKWNMGWMNDTLEYVKQDPVYRRFHHRLLTFSLLYAFSENYILPFSHDEVVHLKGSMWAKPTGDEWQRAATLRTLYGYMYAHPGKQLMFMGAEFGQHREWNHDVSLDWHLLDLPLHRGLQQFVRDLNRTYVAEPALHQCDTDPAGFQWIDCNDSDNSVVALMRRARNPDDFLIAIVNFTPVPRHGYVIGAPAAGLYAELLNSDAAIYGGGNVGNNGAVQTEDIPSHGFAQSLRLTLPPLGFLLLKPEPGGISADSSPQSTPIRPPEPA from the coding sequence GTGCTGCCCGCCACTGACGCTTTCGACGCGCTCGCCGGCGCGCGCCATTCCGACCCCTTCTCGATCCTCGGTCCCCACGTCGACGCCGGCGCGCTCGTGATCCGAGCGTTCCAGCCGTCCGCCGGACGGATCGACGTCGTCCACGCCGGCGGCGCGACGACGATGGAACGCGTGCACGAAGGGGGGGTGTTCGAGGCGCGCCTTCCGGGTCAGCGGGACGTCATCGACTACCGCCTCCGCATCACGTATCCGGGCGACGACACCGTGACGATCGACGATCCGTATCGGTACGGGCGCGTCATCACGGAATACGACCTCTACCTGTTCGGCCAGGGGCGGCATACCCGGATCTACGACAAGCTCGGCGCGAACCTGATGCGGATTGGCGACGCCGAGGGTGTTCATTTCGGCGTGTGGGCCCCCAACGCCGACCGCGTCAGCGTCGTCGGCGACTTCAACGCCTGGGACGGCCGGGTGCATCCGATGCGCCGCCTGGGGGCGTCGGGCGTCTGGGAGATCTTCGTTCCCGGCGTCGCCGCGGGCGATCGCTACAAGTACGAGATCCGTTCGAGCCAGCACGGCGAGCTGCTGCTGAAGGCCGATCCCTACGGGCTCCTGTTCGAGAAGCCGCCGCTCTCGGCATCCGTGGTCGCCGATCGCGGCCACACCTGGAGCGACGCGCAGTGGCTGATCGATCGAGCGGGGTGCAACGCCTGGTTCGATCGCCCGATGGCGATCTACGAAGTTCACCTCGGATCGTGGGCGCGCGTTCCGGAAGAGGGGAACCGGCCGCTGACCTATAGCGAGGCCGCCGAGCGGCTCATCCCGTACGTCAAGGAGATGGGCTACACCCATATCGAACTGCTCCCGGTGATGGAGCATCCCTTCTTCGGGTCGTGGGGCTATCAGGTCACCGGCTTCTTCGCGCCGAGCGCGCGCTACGGCACGCCCGCCGAGTTCAAGGGCTTCGTCGACGCCTGCCACCGCAACGGGATCGGCGTGATCCTGGACTGGGTGCCGGGGCATTTCCCGAAGGACGCCCACGGCCTGGCGCGGTTCGACGGCACGCACCTCTACGAGCACGCCGATCCGCGGCAAGGGGAGCATCTCGACTGGGGCACGCTGATCTTCAACTACGGGCGCAACGAGGTGCGCAATTTCCTGCTCGCCAACGCGCTGTTCTGGCTCGAGGAGTACCACCTCGACGGCCTGCGGGTCGACGCGGTCGCCTCGATGCTCTACCTGGATTTTTCGAAGGGGCCCGGTCAGTGGCTCCCGAACCGGTACGGCGGCAAGGAGAACCTCGAGGCGATCGACTTCCTGCGGGAGCTGAACACGCTGACCCACGGCGAGCATCCGGGGTCGATCACCGTCGCCGAAGAATCGACCGCCTTTCCCGGCGTGACCCGCCCGACGCACCTCGGCGGCCTGGGTTTCACCTACAAGTGGAACATGGGCTGGATGAACGACACCCTCGAATACGTGAAGCAGGACCCGGTGTACCGCCGATTCCATCACCGCCTGCTGACGTTCTCGCTGCTGTATGCGTTCAGCGAGAACTACATCCTGCCGTTCTCGCACGACGAGGTCGTGCACCTGAAAGGCTCGATGTGGGCGAAGCCGACGGGCGACGAGTGGCAGCGCGCGGCGACCTTGCGCACCTTGTACGGCTACATGTACGCGCACCCGGGCAAGCAGCTGATGTTCATGGGCGCGGAGTTCGGCCAGCATCGCGAGTGGAACCACGACGTCAGCCTCGACTGGCACCTGCTCGACCTGCCGCTGCACCGCGGCCTGCAGCAGTTCGTGCGCGACCTGAACCGGACGTACGTCGCCGAACCGGCGCTGCACCAGTGCGACACCGATCCCGCCGGCTTTCAGTGGATCGACTGCAACGACAGCGACAACTCGGTCGTGGCGCTGATGCGCCGTGCCCGGAACCCCGACGACTTCCTGATCGCGATCGTGAATTTCACGCCGGTGCCGCGGCACGGCTACGTGATCGGCGCGCCCGCCGCCGGGCTCTACGCCGAGCTGCTGAACAGCGACGCCGCGATCTACGGCGGCGGCAACGTCGGCAACAACGGCGCCGTGCAGACGGAGGACATCCCGTCGCATGGATTCGCCCAGTCGCTGCGCCTGACGCTGCCGCCGCTCGGATTCCTGCTGCTCAAGCCGGAGCCGGGCGGGATCAGCGCTGACTCTTCTCCACAATCCACTCCCATTCGTCCGCCGGAACCGGCATGA